A DNA window from Streptomyces asoensis contains the following coding sequences:
- a CDS encoding DUF389 domain-containing protein: protein MDMIRVRAVCPPDLTERAMALLGAEPCVLNLQLQPGGVRRPDGDAVQCDVLTGAANEVLRGLRDLGLEQRGSIVLDPVGTVFSDRAARVWATELGARLRAPVWAQVEARIRAEGSYPPSFYLFLVIAGIIGAVGIITNSQILIVAAMVVGPEYGAITSVALGIDNRSRPRIVQGLVALLVGFALAVAATFLFALLVRALELQPEAFELGVRPVSNLINTPNFFSAVVAVLAGVVGIVSLTEARTSALLGVFISVTTIPAGADIGVSVAFGSWGEARGSLLQLLLNIVVLIVVGTGTLKCQRAVWRRVSERRQGRVARRTA, encoded by the coding sequence ATGGACATGATCCGTGTACGGGCGGTGTGCCCGCCGGACCTCACGGAGCGCGCCATGGCCCTGCTGGGCGCCGAGCCGTGCGTCCTCAACCTCCAGCTCCAGCCGGGCGGCGTCCGCCGTCCCGACGGTGACGCCGTCCAGTGCGACGTCCTGACGGGAGCCGCGAACGAGGTGCTGCGCGGGCTGCGGGACCTCGGCCTCGAACAGCGCGGCTCGATCGTCCTGGACCCGGTGGGCACCGTCTTCTCGGACCGCGCCGCCCGGGTCTGGGCCACCGAACTCGGCGCCCGGCTGCGCGCCCCGGTGTGGGCGCAGGTCGAGGCCCGCATCCGCGCGGAGGGCAGCTATCCCCCGAGCTTCTACCTCTTCCTGGTCATCGCCGGGATCATCGGCGCGGTCGGCATCATCACCAACTCCCAGATCCTCATCGTCGCGGCGATGGTGGTGGGTCCCGAGTACGGCGCCATCACCAGCGTCGCCCTCGGGATCGACAACCGCTCGCGGCCGAGGATCGTGCAGGGACTCGTGGCGCTGCTCGTGGGTTTCGCGCTGGCCGTCGCCGCGACGTTCCTCTTCGCGCTCCTCGTCCGCGCCCTGGAGCTCCAGCCGGAGGCCTTCGAGCTGGGCGTGCGGCCCGTCTCGAACCTGATCAACACCCCCAACTTCTTCTCGGCCGTGGTGGCAGTGCTGGCCGGCGTCGTCGGCATCGTCTCCCTGACGGAGGCCCGCACGAGCGCCCTGCTCGGCGTCTTCATCTCGGTGACCACGATCCCGGCGGGGGCGGACATCGGGGTCTCCGTGGCGTTCGGCAGCTGGGGGGAGGCGCGGGGTTCGCTGTTGCAGCTGCTGCTCAACATCGTCGTCCTGATCGTGGTCGGCACCGGCACGCTCAAGTGCCAGCGGGCCGTCTGGCGGCGGGTGAGCGAACGCCGACAGGGGCGCGTGGCCCGCCGGACCGCGTGA
- a CDS encoding DUF6325 family protein — protein sequence MSDEFVEMGPIDYLVVEFPGNRMTGEGFPLLVDLVDRGLIRILDLLFVRKDEDGSVVGMEVADLTGDGALDLAVFEGASSGLLGQDDIAEAGGALEPGNSAAILVYENLWAAPFAAALRRGGAQLVASGRIPVPAVLAALDDTDAGRPA from the coding sequence GTGAGCGATGAATTCGTCGAGATGGGACCGATCGACTACCTGGTCGTCGAGTTCCCGGGGAACCGTATGACCGGCGAGGGGTTCCCCCTGCTGGTCGACCTGGTGGACCGGGGCCTCATCCGGATCCTCGACCTGCTGTTCGTCAGGAAGGACGAGGACGGGTCCGTGGTCGGCATGGAGGTCGCCGACCTCACCGGCGACGGCGCCCTGGACCTGGCGGTCTTCGAGGGCGCGTCCTCGGGCCTGTTGGGCCAGGACGACATCGCGGAGGCGGGCGGCGCTCTGGAGCCCGGCAACTCCGCGGCGATCCTGGTCTACGAGAACCTGTGGGCCGCCCCCTTCGCCGCCGCACTGCGCCGCGGCGGCGCCCAACTGGTCGCCTCCGGGCGGATCCCGGTGCCCGCGGTGCTGGCCGCGCTGGACGACACGGACGCGGGGCGGCCCGCGTAG
- a CDS encoding SHOCT domain-containing protein yields the protein MPGLLRGVARTAVVAGTATAVSNRVSRRQQGRWAQQEYQQAAPQPAPAAAAPQAPPPPDMTSKIDQLKQLGELKAQGVLTEAEFEDQKRRILES from the coding sequence GTGCCAGGTCTCCTCCGCGGGGTCGCCCGCACAGCCGTGGTGGCCGGTACGGCGACCGCGGTGTCGAACCGGGTCTCGCGCCGCCAGCAGGGGCGCTGGGCCCAGCAGGAATACCAGCAGGCCGCACCGCAGCCGGCGCCGGCCGCGGCCGCACCCCAGGCCCCGCCGCCGCCCGACATGACGAGCAAGATCGACCAGCTCAAGCAGCTCGGCGAACTCAAGGCGCAAGGCGTCCTCACCGAGGCCGAGTTCGAGGACCAGAAGCGCAGGATCCTCGAGTCCTGA